The genomic window ATTTTGTATATAATCTTTAAGTTTAGTTTGGGGGATCTTCGTTCTGCCAATAGAATATGCTTCTTGATTTCTCAAGACTGATCGGATCTGGCCGACTCTGATTGCTAATCTTTTGTCTGATTATCCGGGGAACCCTTGCACAATTTTCCACGTCTAAATCGTTGGATCGGTGGAATGATTCTGGAATCTGGACAGAGCAGTGCAGGTCGAAATCACTCGACCACTCCATCCCATGCCCGCAGATGCCGGATCCGCTGAATTGGCGTGTCTGGTCCTTAAACGACGTTCACAGAGACTTTTGatcttcgattttttttttccaaagaattTTTGTTCCACCGTTCTTTCTTTATCGCACAGTTTAGGCGTGGACTAATTCTGGGTAACTCGGTGGCGACCTGCCCAAAACACTTTTTGGGAAAACAAAATGAACTCCCAAATTACAAGTCCAATCCCCggctcttttcttctcttctcgaGAATCTGTATATACCTTTCATACGACTTTCTTGATCTTCCCTTctcaaaatgaaatgaagaatCTGAAACACTTTTCCCTTTTCGTGTGCCAAAAAGTTGGCTTAGACATAGGAATAACACTTCGTATTCGTTAAATTTCTTCTTACTCTCCAACCCTCATACACTACGAGCGCCTCCCAATAATGCAACACAGTAAAGATCATAATAGAAAAAACTAACAATCAATAAttgcaaaacaaaaattcttcaaatattttaaaaaatagttagAAAGTGGACGCATATCACTATTGAATTCGCTATCGATTGCCAATTATTCGATTTTAAGTAGTCAATTTTGATAAAGCCAAGTAAGATTATGTACAGGCACTCCTAAATTCCAATAGTTGCATAATGTTTTGACAAAATTTGACCGAGCGGATGTGATGCACAGAGTTGACATAATAAGAATATATCCCTTAATAACGACAAATTTGACATGTGTATGATTTTATAGTGGTTTAACAATCAATTTATGAAGAAGCTGAAGCTTTACAACTCAGAAGAGCTAGTTTGCTTCAACAAATTACAATTCCATCACCAGCTACAATTAAACTACGTAACGGAGATACCATGGCCAAATTTGCACTTATATTAGCATCATTTAGTAGATCCTGACTTGTCCAACCACCGACAACATGATATCAATTACCGAGCACACTGATTTTGTGCCAAGCTCCAATGCAACAGTAACAGAACACTTGAccccacacaaaaaaaaaaatactgataAAACACCCAGGAAGATtgtgaatgaaaattttggggcAGATTGTCTCCAGTGAGCACATCGTAGTGGCCGGATCATTCTTAAAGACTCCATCCTTTCTGGTTACCTGGATTCTCTGGTTAACCAGTACATTATGGATTTTCTTTGACAGCCAAGACATGGAGCTACTTTTCCTGTGTTTGAGCAGCATCCAAACAATCTAAATGGAAAAAGCAACCAAGCAAGCTACAGTAACCTGAAAATGTCCATTAGGatggtggaaaagaaaaacatcgaCGTACATGAAAGCATAAAAACCATTCCACTTCATCAACCCATAGCACATCAACTAGTCAGGTCTCTGGCGGAAGGTATTGAGCAAACTCTTGACACTTCTGAGTAAGTTACAGAAACACACAATATATCAtgtattcaaaattttttccttcccAACATTGTTTGCCtcaagtaaatgaaaaaaagttccCCATGTCAAGGGGTTAACAAAATTcaataaattacaaaaatcaatGTTTCACTTATTAGACGGCCGTTGCAAATGACATTGCTCATAAGTAAACAGTCTTTTAGGAAATATaaactggaaaaagaaaaaacaccaaatgaaGGTTACGCCATCACAATCTCAAACCTCCAGATGACCATAAGTGCAGGAACCTGGCTGGAACATAGAATCTGGAACCAAACTATTGGCAAGACTTTATGATTTGCTCTCCACATCATACAGATCGGTTCTGAAGTTTAAgtcaaggaagaaaaagggaaatacaCAATGTAGCATTGTCAGAGAATATACATCAAAAGCATCAAACACACATGCATTACCATGTTAAAATTTCCAATGCTAGAGAAGCAAAAGAGATAAAAATCGCATAGCTTCATAAGACAATGAAGGCAAGTAATCAGCTATCATGTGTTATATGGCCTCTGGTCACTCGGcaatatataaaaagaaaccaTTTCTCCACAATAACAGATTATGTTTATGCCCATTAAATCTCCCACAATGGAGTCACCCCAGGAATGAAACAACACTTGGGCTCTGGAAAACATACTTGTTAAGTGCAGCGAAGATCACCATGAATGACACTTTATCTGTCAGACATCAGCCATGGTACCACCACAAATGTATTATAGTTTCCTTCCATCATTAGGCATTGCATATTGCTAAGCACAAATGTCAACAAGGCATCAATCTACAAATTTTTCAGAAAGTAGCAGCAATTGAGGCCATTACAAACTACGTTGAACAGTAACCAGTATTCAGAAAGTAGCTTCCACTacgcctttttttttctggcaaCCATCAGCTTCCCTGTTTCCCAACAATGACTGGCAATGAAAGCATTTTCATCCTATTTGCTATGGACACTGTACACTTTCCGCTACCAGTGAGGTTAAGCTGAATGTGGTCTCAGCAAATCATCCAGATCAACAACAGGAACAGGACGTATGATTTGTTTGAAGGCATGGTGGCCTATCTATAACTGGTATCTCTGCAAATTTCATTGGTCAGTTCATTTCTCATGTCATTCAGCTTGACCTAGAGCAATGCAAACAGGTTTCCATCTGTTCTCTATCTTTCCTTGATCGTTTGATGTGCTGAATTTAATCAAATGTTGCGTTCAATATATTTAGATTATCTTAATTcaaaccatttacatccctaatTTTCCTGGATACATGCACCAGAAGAAAGACATGATACATGTACAAGAAAATGTCACATTTAGAACAAACGTAAACATGCTGAGGCAAGAATTTTGAGATGAAGACGTGTACTACACATATGCATGGAatgtaaaaaacagaaaatgtgGCAAGATGATAATATGCATATGAAGAAGCAACAGGAGTTATATCTGTCGTAAGCAATACTATTACGGAAAATTTTGATAGTTTAACTTTGTGAAGAGTATACTCTTCAGatttttaatgcatgtttaatTAGCAGGCAACACTATAATGAAGAATGCCACTAAGAACAATAGTTAGCTGAAGCTTTATGAATGAAATTCGAGTTTACAACAGATTAATATGGAAAAGGTTATACCATTTTGATCAGTAGACTGAAGCAACTGTTAAATTGAGGAGGTTCGCCTCTGGGAAGCATGAAccacatttttttgcaaaagaactAGGATTTTAGATAACTGCAAAGTTGATATGGCATGGGCTACAACAGATATCAATTATTCATATAGTCACCAATAACAGCTTTGTGGATATAAACATCAGCAAAAGGTATACCTTTCATCAACCATGCAACTTCAAGACAGCTGATACATATTCACATTTCTAGGTTCTATCATATTGATCAGAGAAACAGGTTCAACTGtacatctttatatatatatatatatatatatatatatataagtatgtatatacatatacaaatgACTGAAGTAATTTGATGTctgattctgccctatatgatATGGCCAATTGATAGAAATACTCCATTGCCAGTCTGTGTGTCATATATTAAGTTATCATACTAAATAGGCATCACATTCAAGGAATGAGATTCATTTTAAAGACGTATTGACGGTGAAATGGTATACACAATTTACTCATGGAACTCAAAATCTAGTGCTAGAGGATGTGGAGGATTGAATACTCTTCAAGGCATAACATTGAAAATATTCATTGGATGAGCAAATTCCAAAACAAACCTCATGTATCTTGAAGAATGAAGCTACGACTTCCAAGATATATGCATAAAACATAAAGACAATTACAATAGCAGAGGACAAGCACTATTCCTGTGCTGCAACAGAACTAATAGAAACCAAGCGCTACTCGTTTGCAGCTCAAGGTTTCGATGATGAAGAAATCTATGTTTGGGACGGCACAAGGAAATTgaatttagttgttttttttttttttgcaaaaaatgaaaataatgtaAACATAAGCATGCCTAGATCGAGATATGCACAATAACACCAGGAACAGGCAACTCAAGTAGCCAATTTTCAATTTGTCATCCTGTCCATCATTAGACATGATGATGATGCTCTTTCAGCCAAAGAGaacaataaattaaatttcagTATATCCCCGTGCCAAACGACTAACAAACTTTGCACATGCGAACTTTACATTCCAGTTATCAGTTCCTTGGACGAGGTCCATTAGTTGCATAAACATCGATCGCTTGAGCTGTCAAGCTCTACCTTATTGACCATGCTgcagaacaagatcaaaatttaACGGCAAGGGTATACGTCAAACTTCAACCTAAAATTGATCCTCTCGTGATAAAAGAACTATTGCTTCGCGATTTCCATATGACAACGAGACAAGCAATACCAACATAGAAAGGCAATTCAAGCTGGAAACAAGTTATGTAAGAAAGGTAGCCTAGTTCAGAAAAGAGAGTTAAAGAACCAATTTACAGGGAACAATCATTGCAGTCAGACATGTAGCAAAAGGATACACTAAGTAAAAACCATGAAGAAACCCCCCTGCCAGAACAGCCGTGAACAATCGATCCCGAACGACCGGGTTCCTCCGAAGTCCTATCCTAACTGCAtaccaaataaaacaaaaggtaAAACAAATACCCACATAATATTAACcccaaaaaatgacaaatatcaaatttgatggtaaCAGCGCCATCATGGTGACAGAAAACCTGGTAGATTCCAAAAGACCTTAAATAAAGGacaaagagaagagagaattgGGGTGAGAAGATATGTACTGAGTGGAAGAATGGGTGCATAAATCAGGGGCGCAAGGAACTTCAAAGGTGGTCCCCTGTTCTGCTTCTTCGCGACTACTCCTTCTCTGCTCATAAAAAAGCCAGCCAAACGAAAGAGAGGaaccatgagagagagagagaaaccatgcgaaagagagagagagagagagagagagagagagactaccCAACAGAGACATCCGAACGGGTCGCCATGGCAAGGGAAAACAAGAGACCGGAGCACCTTCTCCCCTGTCTCTCTGACGTTGCGTAGAGAACTTCGCTCGCTCCAACTCCTCTTTCTTCTGCTCGTTGGTTCCGGATCTGTCCATAAAATATGACAAAATGATTATACCCAACAAGCGTACTTTCCTTTCCCCCTAATTCATAAATACGTCCTATAGTTATATTAATTTAACATCACCGCCCTTATTTATTCATTATCTCAAAAAAACACCCCATTTGGGGcaattcatttgaaatattgCACCCAATATTCATTTAATTATGTCAAACCCCTTGAGACGGCTTTAACTTTTATGTAGGTTGTTTTTAATTATGTCAATCAAGTTGTGAGGAATTTTTAATTAAGGATTGCACAAATTAGAACCCGATGGATTGCATGATTCTGAATGAATCCAAATTGAATATGAGCGTGACCGGAAATATTTGCAGATGGAAGCCAACGTCATTGTTTGGTTTTGTAAAAGTACTTCCATTCCAAGACGAATGCACACCAATTCAATTCCGATAGAGTCGGATCTGGTAATACTTAATCAGACCCGATCCGACCCGTTTATCTGGGCGGGATCCGAGGTCAGAACCGTACCGAGAGATGGACGGCTGTTATAGTCGCGTCCATTCAAAGCGATCTGCTGGCTCGGGTATAAGAGGTCGACCGCCGCTTCACTGCGGCCAAAGGCACCCGTTGTCCCTCGTTGCATTCCGAAGACGAAACCCTAGAGAGAGCAGAGAAACCCTCAGAGGCTAatggtgactctctctctctctctctctctctctctcccctctctgtcGTTTGATCGTCTATCTTGGGTCTTGGGTCCTGATCGATCGATCTTCGGATGTCCGCTGTAGCAAAAAGTCTTCTTCTTCGTCGTCGTTCTttattctctcttttcttgttctttcggGGAGGTAGATCTCCTCGATGAGgaacatgttttgtttttcgTCATTTTGGTTGATCGACGTCTGGGTTCtcaaggtttttctttttgggctttcattttcttcacatTTTGGAACTTTTCTTTACGTGTCATGATTTTTGGATGCGGTGAGTTAGTTTCTGTATTTAATAGGGTTGCGTTCCAGTGGATGTCTGCGTCtgattcttttattttatcGGCCTTTTCTAGAGTTTGAGTTTGGCTCTGTGTTGCTGT from Nymphaea colorata isolate Beijing-Zhang1983 chromosome 6, ASM883128v2, whole genome shotgun sequence includes these protein-coding regions:
- the LOC116256844 gene encoding uncharacterized protein LOC116256844, yielding MATRSDVSVGEGVVAKKQNRGPPLKFLAPLIYAPILPLIRIGLRRNPVVRDRLFTAVLAGGFLHGFYLVTDLYDVESKS